The following proteins are co-located in the Anas platyrhynchos isolate ZD024472 breed Pekin duck chromosome 1, IASCAAS_PekinDuck_T2T, whole genome shotgun sequence genome:
- the LOC119713528 gene encoding histone H4: MSGRGKGGKGLGKGGAKRHRKVLRDNIQGITKPAIRRLARRGGVKRISGLIYEETRGVLKVFLENVIRDAVTYTEHAKRKTVTAMDVVYALKRQGRTLYGFGG; the protein is encoded by the coding sequence ATGTCCGGCAGAGGCAAGGGCGGGAAGGGGCTCGGCAAGGGGGGCGCCAAGCGGCACCGCAAGGTGCTGCGCGACAACATCCAGGGCATCACCAAGCCGGCCATCCGGCGCctggcgcggcgcggcggcgtCAAGCGCATCTCGGGGCTCATCTACGAGGAGACGCGCGGCGTGCTCAAGGTCTTCCTGGAGAACGTGATCCGCGACGCCGTCACCTACACCGAGCACGCCAAGCGCAAGACGGTCACGGCCATGGACGTGGTCTACGCCCTCAAGCGCCAGGGACGCACCCTCTACGGCTTCGGCGGCTAA
- the LOC101793992 gene encoding histone H2B 7 codes for MPEPAKSAPAPKKGSKKAVTKTQKKGDKKRKRARKESYSIYVYKVLKQVHPDTGISSKAMSIMNSFVNDIFERIAGEASRLAHYNKRSTITSREIQTAVRLLLPGELAKHAVSEGTKAVTKYTSSK; via the coding sequence ATGCCTGAGCCGGCGAAATCAGCTCCAGCGCCTAAGAAAGGCTCGAAGAAAGCCGTCACCAAGACCCAGAAGAAGGgcgacaaaaaaagaaagagagcacGAAAGGAGAGCTACTCGATCTACGTGTACAAGGTGCTGAAGCAGGTGCACCCCGACACGGGCATCTCATCTAAAGCCATGAGTATCATGAACTCCTTCGTCAACGACATCTTCGAGCGCATCGCTGGCGAGGCGTCGCGCCTGGCGCACTACAACAAGCGCTCGACCATCACCTCGCGGGAGATCCAGACGGCCgtgcggctgctgctgcccggcgAGCTGGCCAAGCACGCTGTCTCCGAGGGCACCAAGGCAGTCACCAAGTACACCAGCTCCAAGTAA